The DNA window TGATTCAAATTTTCAGTTGAGGCTGAAGAAGTGGGGATACTTTAACATAACAACTTAGCCTTTCTAGATGAAGGAACCATACAAATGCATAACAACCAATAGCAGTACCTGTGAGAACAGTGAAAACTCAAAGAAGGCTTATGCATCCAAAGCCAGATTCTACATGCTGTTTATTAGAGTTATTCATTACGAATATGTGAACTGTGTACCTTGTAAGAGAGACTGTCCACTGCTGCTTTGTCCCAGTCATTGGGTATATCCACAGAGGCAGAGCTGGAGGTTTCTGGAGACACACTGATTGGACAATCAAATAAAAAACTGTGAGTTTATATGAAGAGTTAATGTAAGAGCTGTTACATGATAACTTACACAATTTAATCAAATTGTCAATGATTCATTATTAGAGTGCTTTCCTCAGTTCATGacaggaattttttttcccccagaaaatTTGTATTCCAGAAATTGCTTTCATACAAGGAACAGTATCACtcaacaaaattatttttctgcTAAGAATGATTCAGGAGGTTTTGCGAGAGTGCTATACCTTTTCAACTTGCTCTCAACCTCCTGAGCAGAAACAAAACGTGGTCTTCTTCGAATCTCTCTTTTCGTTTTGTGTCTGATATTTTGCTGGTACATACCTGTAATCAAGATGtgataattaataaacaaatttaGAGACACACTGGAGTCCATTCCAGGACAAATCTCTGAGGTTAATACCTTTGAAGCTGAGAATGTATTTATGAGCTGGAGAACTGAATGGAATTTCACTGCTTGTGTCAGCCAGATATAGATTCTCCAGAGTTTGGGAGGTGATAGAGGCCAGTAGCCTTGCATCTTCCTGCGAAAAATTTTCAAGCATTAGATCCCATGTTATAGACTCCCTGGATCACATTCTCATACAACAATACAACTACTCTAAATGCAATTTAGTCTGCAACTACATTTAATACTTAAAACCtttcactgaaagaaaatatCATTGAGTTACAAATGTCACTCAGTATTGTACAAACATATAGGTTAAGTGGTATCGCCTGCAAAGTGTGCTTATAAACGGAATGAACGTCAATGAAGTTCAATACATCTAAGTTCAAAGGCTGAACAGACTGCCTGCTCCATGCTCACTATACTACATTTTACTTATGTACCAGTTCGTGTAGTACAGTAACATAAATAACATCATTCCACTAACCCCCTGGCCATATTCAATCCAGTCTCCATCATTATCCCTCCAATACCAGCGCCACTCCGTGGTCAGGATGAAGTGAGGTGGTTTACTTATAGCAGACGCAGTGGACAGACGACGAACCGATGACCCTCTACAAGTCATTGTGATGAAGTTCACGGAGTGACTGCCTGCATCACTGAGGGCAACATTTAACAGAGAGCAATCTTCAGAAACTCATTCAGTAAACATGGTCATTTGGCAAGGCTTTAGAGGGCTTTGGTGTCATGATAAAGACAAGCCAAAGATGTGATGATGTGATTCTGTCAAAAGGTATCTGAGCTTTGACTGACACTTCTAGCTTCAAAGAATGCTATTGCATCactggacaaagagagaagttCAGAGTGTCTTCATTATCTTTGTATAGAGGATAATGAAGACCAGCTGATATCAGGAACCCATTCACCACAGGAAAGCTCTGTGACATCGCTGGCTGAGTGGATGCATtcttaaataaattcattatttAGCACATTAATGGCACCAGCATTCCATTTTTGAGTTACTCTTTAATAATCAGAGTCGGTTAGTTGGCTCTGGATCTTATTCAGTTAATTCTTGGTTTGTCaactttccagaaaaaaaaaaagttaatttaaACTGTCATAAACTCTggacttgtctctctcttcctactCAACCTCAGCTGACAGATAAGCACCAGTGCTAAAACATAATAGTCAGATGTTCCAAACATGGCCTCACTTACACAGTGAGACAGCCACAGAGCCACGCCCTTTGTTGACTGTGGAACACTATGGTTGCCTGATTCAGCAATTCTAGCAACGTCAAAAACACCTCCACCCAGACTGGGCCTGCAGTTCCTTACATCTGTTACTCTTTACATCTTGTCTACATCTACTGTTTGATTCCATGGATCTTAGGGATCGTCATGGGACACATCTATCTCAACTACAGACGCTGATCACTATTAACTCAGACTACGTGAACCCTGATAGTACATTGTTTCTTACACACATCATCATGATAGAcctcattcctctcctctcaggcTGGAAGCCAGTTTTCACCGTTGTGAGAAAAATATCGCTTTGCATGGTGACTGCAACTTTTAGAAGGAAAATATGCCTCATggctattgtcatgatgaagcaTTAATATTAcagggacctgtgcttgcttaattactatatgctgcaaatgtatctgtgtgttagaacaatgagcatttatcacgtagaagacaaggcctctgagtgaactgtgtgtctgttccacTCGGGGAGCGAACGGCAAGTATCCTATGCTCCCTGAGAAAAGTTATCATGTAAAccccccacacatgtccttggacttgtttgccttactgtatgaaaagctctgcgCTCCTTAACCCCAGTGAGAACTGCACCttatctctgaggtgtgcttctctcATGCGcatgaaataaagaagaaatgattcgacacatctgaagtttgttgtatttgagaattagcaactctcattacaggggactcTAAATTTCCCTTACACTATCCATCCTTTATCAGCTAAAAGGCAAACACAgctgtcctgtgtttttcttcacagaCCTTTCACGAGTAGTAAATTCAGCATCTGTGACAATTGCACATTTAAACTGTAGTTAGAAGTGATCCACTAGAGAGTGAAAGCTGTAATGACTCAGAGGTGACTTGATCTCATAGGCTTCTTCCCACTGTCTAATCTCTTAACATAATTACTAACATAGTTCACTGCACTTAATAGTGCTTCCTAATAAAATGGAAcagaatcattttattttacagtaatCCATTTAATTGTGCATATCTTTATGCTTGATGGTATGATCTGCATACCGGGTGTTATTACTgtcatgttctctttctgtttacatGACAGTGATGTATGTGactattaccattattattaacATCAAGGGATTTTTATGTGTTAGTTTGTATTGCTTATTATTCATGTCATATTGCTGTTACtaactgtaaaatgaagaaTTTTCAATTCATTAATAAATCATCATCAGTAATATCCCCTATGCATTACACATACCTGCTGTCATTGATTGGGTTACAAAAGGCCTTTTCAATGTCCTCTCCATTGGGCAAGTCTTTCCAGGTCACACCATCCTTATCCAAGACCTGCCATCTGTAAGGCAGATGGTAGTGGACACGCACACATTTCTCTGATTGAGGGAGGCAAAAAGAAGTTTCTTACATAAGAAAAAGTCcttttaaaaactacatttcttCTATTGCAGCTGTGTGGCTTATCTTTATCATCTGTCTTGCAGAGGTAATGATACCTTTGAAGCTGCATCCTCTGCGGATGAAGAAGAGACAGATTCCGTTCCGATCTGCATCACTGATAGGGTTGGTAGATGACTGTTTGGGACGCTCTTTCACAGGCGCTAGAAAGAATAGACAGAAACAGGGAAAAGGAACAAATAAGAGAGGACAAATAAACTTTTAACTATTCTCTCAGCTGTGCGTGAGACAAAATACACTCTTTGCTGGTCAGATTAAATTAATATATGACGTGTGAAAAACAACGTCACCAGTTCCTCTTACCTTTCTCAGGGATCTTCTTGACTGGTTTCTCCTTTTGCTGAGTTATCAGGAACCTGTTCTTATAAATCTTGTGGAGGATTCGAAGGTTTTCTGGACTGAGGCCCCTGCCGTTCAGGATGTTCATACAATTTGcaaatgtgtgtgcacgtttgcaGTTAGCGCCAAACTTACAGCTGTCCTGCAGAAAGTGTTGGCAGATGTGGAGATTTGTGCAGGCTGCCTTGAATTTACAGGAGCCGTGTTCTTCGTTGCCATGGTTGTAATGCGAGCAGACCTGAGGCAAATACAAACAGGGTATAGGATGTAAATCGTTACAGTATGGAAATTATTTAACATACTGAGCAGTTTGAAGGCTATACGCTGAACATTGAAGAAGTATTTTTGAATCTACTTCAGTTTCCGACcttgttaaaacataaattactttatgtatatatatatatttcaaacaTACATGATGTACAGAAACCTGAAAGTCTCTACCAATGTTCCATTgactttttaaaagtttaaatggTTTTATTCTGTTCCACTAACCTCCGGTAGCAAGTATGGATCATTCTGGAGCAAAAGCTGAAACAATTCTGACTCCACAAGATGCTGAAGTCCTACTTTCTGCAATAACCTTTTATTGTGTACAGTAGCCAGCTCATGGGAGTTCTTGCATTTGGCcctgaaatatattttgttcatatgataatatgaatatgtataaCTTTCCTGTGTACCTAGGTCAAATGCCAGTACACAAAACCAATTTAATCTAAGCTTGAATGCATCATCTTGAAAAATGTTGGTCATGGCAAGATAGTTTGTCTTTTGTAGTGTTTCCATTGCATAGAAAGAACAGGGTTATGTGAGGTCACCTGTTCTGTTACTGGGCAACAGGACTGCCAAACAACAGTTAAAGGACAAGACTGCCaaacatttgagaaaacatgaaacTCAACAGTATTTTTAAGTAAATTTTAGGAGCACTTCTCATATTAATAACAAAAGTTACAAGAATTTGGGGCACAAATAATCTTGTTGTCAACTTACACCTCTTCAGAAGGAAGAATGCGCATGGCAAAATCAATTAGACTGCGATAGGTGAAAGAAGGAAATGTTCCGATATTTGAAAGaagttttaaagtttaaattCAAGAGGTAATTTCTTACACGTGTCGATTTCAATAAATTAAGTATTATTTCATGAAACTGCATTTTAACAAGCGCAAAGTACCGTCCTAGCGATAGGCCACTTCAACAGATCTCTGATAGCCATACTAGACGCTCGCTTCAGCTTAACATTAATTTCGGATCAtcaccttggaaaaaaaaagttagcaaCAGACTGCTGCAATAGTTCTAACTTCCTCCTTCCATAATAATGCCGACAAATGAAATCTGTATATGAAGTGTTGTTTACTTACCCATATCTGCATTTTCCGCATACAAAGTACCTGCACAGGTGTAAGTTCTCACACTGCCCGCATTTAAATGAAAGGTCTTGACAGACACGCAACGGTGTCTTCGCGATTATTACGCTGTTAGGACTCAAGACTGAATCAACACTGGGTTTGTCACCTTCAATAATGACAAACCTGGAATTATCAGACAAAACGTTTAAAAATACTTCGTTGGCAACGGTGAACCTTTGTCGTAAACTGCTGTCAAGACTCTCGAAGTCTAAACATCCTTGATTTTTGCAAAGTAGTGTCGTTATATGATCTGCGACCACCGAAGACATTTTCTTAGTGTATACGCACGACAAGACACACTCAACTAAACCTTAGGACTGCCTTCCTGTTTGTCTATCGCACTTTCGTTTGACGAGTTCTTCgcaaatgaaactgaaactgcCACCGATGCCGTTCTGTTTTTTGAGCACACAGCGGCGCAGTATTACAGACTTCATAGAGAGAAACGTCATGCCATCTCAATCCAGTGGCATCTGCATCACGCCACATTTCTTTGGCAGCTGTCCAGTACCGTTTCGGTAAGATGTTAGACCATTTTGGCGCTTTTTGGTTATTTATTAATGGCAGTTCATGAAACCTGCTGTACTGTGCAGTAGCTGAAGTTACACGAGTCTGTTTCAAACACTAAAAACAGGACAACAGTGTGCGAAACATCACATTTGCAACTGTACTTAATTTAATATCGAATATCCGGTTTAATGTTTTGAAAACTACATTCCAGCAGAATCATATCAGAATAGAATACTTAGCAGCTGATCATGTAAAGATAAGAAGTCACAAGAAACTCTTTAAAAAGAGCATAAATTCCTTTACATTAGTACTTTTACCCCATTTCAGTTCAGCACTtacaaataatatttaaaagtgGTACACTAAGTGAAAATAATCATCAGTATCAAagcaaatcaaagcaaaaaaaacattattaccATTTGGCATTCATTTGAAACTAGTTATGAACCTAAAAGAATGAGAGCCGCTTACTTTATTAAAGAGCTGGTACTCAGTGCAAAAAATTACAACTATTGTTAAGACTAAAAGATTCAGAAAGAACATACTGCCCTACAACAAAAGAGCTAATGTATTGAGTGTTCTCAAGTCACTAAGTGCTTTGTGCATCTATGATAATAATATAGACCATGTAAAACAGAGGTACAAAATTGCAATACATACAGACTCAAAATACATGGACATATGTCCTAGTTCACATAGTACGTACTTTTGACACAGTGACATAATTTACACAGATTGTTGTGACTTAAGTTAAaattacatacattatatacatGAGAAAAATCCAAAATTCAAAACACCAGTCTCTTGATCTCTGTCATTAGAGCTGCTCATTATGGCTGCTGAGCTGGGCAAGTGGTAATGTTGTAGTGATGCTGTGCGGTGGGGTTCTTCAGTTTGGAGATCTCTTGAGATTCTCTGGTTTAGTCAATAGAAATCAGTGTGAGTGAATCACTGAACCATGTGCCGTCACAATCAAGAGTGTAGCACTTTTTCGTTGTAAGTAAAATGTTAAAGCGTCCATTGCTATGTTGCAATATAATATCTGAAACAGACATACAATCCTGAGACAGTTTCAGCCTCAAATAATGCCTTTATGTGAACAGGACGTCTGTTGGTCATTTTTATCAATCACCTTTTATGAGGCCTCAAAAAACAAGACATTACTTTTCtctttcgatttttttttctactcagcGCCAACTCAGGTGAGGGAAACCTTAAAAGACATAACTGAAAGTCAATGATTAATTTCCCCCACTCTAGCCCtttacagtcaaaaaaaaaagaaagaggcaaaaCTGTTTACCCTAAACAGCGTTACGTTCTCATTTAGGAAGGTGTTCTACTACATTGTTggactgtgttttctctgctttgaaCATTCTGCTACATCCGTTGATCAGACTATGTGAGAATTGTTGTGATATACCTTTTCAACTTGTTCTCAACCTCCTGAGCAGAAACAAACCGTGGCCTCCTCCGAACAGTTCTTTTCACATTGTTCCTCATATTTTGTTCATACATATCTGaaattaaaacataataaatTTGATAAGCACAAAGTACTAATGTACTGACCCCTACCTGAAGAAGACACATTACTAAATTACTGCTATTTAActatttgtgttgtgtatttagCAATAAAGCACACATCAGACAGATGCAAATTTATGTCCCCTTTACTGTAGATGGAATGCACAGCTTCTCAACTTTCTTTATTCTCTACTCTCCTATGTTAGCTACACTTGCAGCATTGTATTGGAAAAGAAGGAGTATTTCAAGTATTTCAGTATACACAACTGTCTgatttctgggttttttttggccatgCACCAGTCCTGTAAAATCAAGATTAATGACCTGTTGCAACTTGTgtgatgcatatatatatatatatatataaaattattatttgatTGACTCAGTGTGATGAGGTcattaacagtgactgtgtacTTTACTCTTGTTGTCTCCATGTTGCTATCCTAAAAAGGTCCATTAGTTTTTCTCAGAACTGGCAATTTGACTGATTTTCCTAGAAAACGGGTTCAGCAAAACTGCTAGTCCTGTTTTCGAATGCTGTACCGGTGAAAAGGAAATTTCATTGAAAGCTGTTTGTGAGAAGCACtcacacaaaagacaagagCTATGAAAAGTGAAGAAACGACCTCTGAATGATGATCTTCATTTTGAAAGAGGATAAAGGGACAGGGTGGAAATAGCACTAGGTCTTGTCTGGGAGACAGAGTTTAGAACAGGAGATCTTGATTTATCGTGATAAATGAGATGGCCTGGAGACCTTGGTCAGCCTTGCAAACCTAAGTGGTTATTATGGCCTTATTTATGTCATCTCTGCATATGCTATCTGAAAAAATTCATTTTGGGtcacaaaacaattttaaagcTCATTAGGTGGTACCTTTGAAATGGAGTTTGTAATTGCTGAGGAAAATTTCGTTTTCAGTGCTGTTCGTATAAACATTCTCCAGAGTCCGAGAGGTAATTGTAGCCTCATCTTTTTCATCTCCCTGTAAAGACCAGTATATTCAACATTAGTCCGgatgttattcattttcaggTTGGAAAGAATTCCCTCCAAACTAGACAAGTTTTCACAGTAGTTAATGTCAAATCACGTTTTACTTACGTAGTTGATTCAAACTGAATGCATTTACAGAATGAACTTTTCCAGACAGATTGCTTTtggcttaattttttttagccCATGTCCAAGTTATAGTGTGTTCATTGTATTAATGCAAATGGCAGCATAAACAGACATATTCTGTTATAAATACATTACTAACCAGTTGTCCATATTCAGTCCAGACTCCTTGTTCATTCTTCCAGTACCAGTGCCACTCAGTGGTCAGAATGAAATTAGGAGGTCGGGTTATGGACGATACAGTGGAGAGGCGACGAACCGACAGCCCCTGACATGTCATTGAGACAAAGTCCACTGACTGATTCCCAGAATCACTGAAGACAGGCATAGAGGCAACATTTCACAGACAGCAGTCTGTAGGGAGCAGGTCAGCATGCATGGCTAGCTAATTTTCACATTAATGATACTGTTACACAGTCATTAAGCAGACAGCTTAAAAGAATCGTGAGAAATCCTGTCCTGTGAGTTTGGTCTATTTTTCAAACAACtgccagcaaaaaaaacacaagctgcAGAGAGGACATAACAGAGTAGAAGTATGGACAAACGTGCTCTTTATATGTTTCAAGGTCTGAATCTCTGATCCAAGAGGTTAGTTTGACTCTTGATTTTAAGACAAAGCATCATCATCAAGTGCTAATTCATGTTTTCCTGACAAACATCATTTCCAAATGATGAATATCTTGTATGAGAATTGTTTTGTCTTATCTTTATAATATCGAGCCTCCTGTCAGTCAAGCCAATGCAGTTAATTAAAGTAATGGTAAAAATAACAACCCTTGAGTCTAATTACAGATACCTCTTGTCGTTTGCTGGGTCACAGTAAGCCCTCTCAATGTCCTCCCCATTGGGAAaatctctccatgtctctccaTCCCTGTCCAGTACCTGCCACTTGTATGGCAGATGGTGATGAACACGAGCACAGTTTCCTAATGGAAGGACATAAGAATGGGAAATAAACCCCAcagatattttaatgtttatacaTCAGTatttgacagttttgttttgtttgtttgtattatgACTTTGTTCAATTGATATAACCGATAATACCTCTGAAGTGACATCTTCTGAGTATGAAGTAGAGGCAGATTTCATTCTGATCTGGCTCTGATATTAAATTTGTAGATGTTTTCTTGGGACGATCTTTCACCATCGACATAACTGTAATGGAGACAGAACGCACCACGTCAGGAAAGAGCTAGTGAGGAGAAAGCTAGTGGAAATGTATGAATGGGTATTCGGTACTCGTCAGGCGTTTGTCTTTCTTACTTTTCTCAGGGATCTTCAagactgttttgtctttgtaatgGGTTATGAGGAGCTTGTTCTTGTAAATCTTGTAGATGATGTCAATGTTGGCTGAACTCAGACTCTTGCCACTCAGAATTTTTGTACTTTTTGCATCAAAAGCGTGAGCGCGTTTACATTCAGCTCTAAATTTACAGTCATCCTGTAAAAAATGCCGGCAGATGTGGAGGTTGGTGCAGGCTGCCTTAAACCTACAGGATCCATGGTCACCATTGCCCTTGTTATAATGAGGACAGACCTGAAACCATTAATTGAAAGTGAAACATCCAAATTAATctatgacacaaacaaaaaagaggagtctcatttaattaaaaaaatttaattaaaaaaaaaatacaatagaaCTTAAAACTTATTCCTTCTCCGTTCTTTTACAAATACTGTTACTTAAATACAAGAGATACATGCAAGTCTGTAGGACCTCTGTAGGACCCCTGCATTTCCACTCACCTCTGGCAACAGGTAAGGGTCATTCTGCAGCAAAAGCTGAAACAACTCCTCTTCTTCAAGATACATCACATCTACTCTCTTCAAAACCTCGCTATTGTGCAAGGAATCCAAATTGTGGGAGAATCTACATTTTGTCCTAAGACAGACATGTTCACAGTTGAGTCCAAATATCACTTATTCACTCTTTAGAAATACACAGTAGATAAAGGAGGAAAAACACCTTTTAATCAGTTAAATAACTGATTGTCAACACATTAGTCAGGTCAGAAGTAATGCATGTCctttacatgaaaataaaaactatgCGACCAAGTGACTTGACAAGCCCTGCTACATTCCAACAGACGGTAGAGTTCAGAGCTGCCAGACATGAATGTGTTAGATTTAACTTGTATATTAATGGCCTGAAACTCAACCACATACACTTTCAATAGtgattatatatgtgtgtgtgtgtgtgtgtgtgtgtataaatataaatacatatctGTGTTCAacactattaaaaaaataagaaaaaaaatctaaaaagttATGCCAGCAGCGGTCTACAGAGCAGTTTAAATTGATTTGCTCCTGTGATTATATAAAATGGGTTTTAAATCCACTTTGTGCATGTAATACAGCC is part of the Chanos chanos chromosome 13, fChaCha1.1, whole genome shotgun sequence genome and encodes:
- the LOC115826218 gene encoding protein mono-ADP-ribosyltransferase PARP12-like isoform X2; amino-acid sequence: MSSVVADHITTLLCKNQGCLDFESLDSSLRQRFTVANEVFLNVLSDNSRFVIIEGDKPSVDSVLSPNSVIIAKTPLRVCQDLSFKCGQCENLHLCRYFVCGKCRYGAKCKNSHELATVHNKRLLQKVGLQHLVESELFQLLLQNDPYLLPEVCSHYNHGNEEHGSCKFKAACTNLHICQHFLQDSCKFGANCKRAHTFANCMNILNGRGLSPENLRILHKIYKNRFLITQQKEKPVKKIPEKERPKQSSTNPISDADRNGICLFFIRRGCSFKEKCVRVHYHLPYRWQVLDKDGVTWKDLPNGEDIEKAFCNPINVLNVALSDAGSHSVNFITMTCRGSSVRRLSTASAISKPPHFILTTEWRWYWRDNDGDWIEYGQGEDARLLASITSQTLENLYLADTSSEIPFSSPAHKYILSFKGMYQQNIRHKTKREIRRRPRFVSAQEVESKLKSVSPETSSSASVDIPNDWDKAAVDSLSYKLVPLANSGSKYTMVEKLFKRTMTHRIIHSIKRVQNPSLWKMFQWQKEQMKERNGGKEVFDRYLFHGTDPSLVDAICEQNFDWRICGVHGTLYGKGSYFARDAVYSDKYASSSNGRKTMFLALVLVGESTRGNSTYLRPPQKGSNKGFYDSCVDNESNPAIFVIFEKYQIYPEFLIEYS
- the LOC115826218 gene encoding protein mono-ADP-ribosyltransferase PARP12-like isoform X1 — its product is MSSVVADHITTLLCKNQGCLDFESLDSSLRQRFTVANEVFLNVLSDNSRFVIIEGDKPSVDSVLSPNSVIIAKTPLRVCQDLSFKCGQCENLHLCRYFVCGKCRYGAKCKNSHELATVHNKRLLQKVGLQHLVESELFQLLLQNDPYLLPEVCSHYNHGNEEHGSCKFKAACTNLHICQHFLQDSCKFGANCKRAHTFANCMNILNGRGLSPENLRILHKIYKNRFLITQQKEKPVKKIPEKAPVKERPKQSSTNPISDADRNGICLFFIRRGCSFKEKCVRVHYHLPYRWQVLDKDGVTWKDLPNGEDIEKAFCNPINDSSDAGSHSVNFITMTCRGSSVRRLSTASAISKPPHFILTTEWRWYWRDNDGDWIEYGQGEDARLLASITSQTLENLYLADTSSEIPFSSPAHKYILSFKGMYQQNIRHKTKREIRRRPRFVSAQEVESKLKSVSPETSSSASVDIPNDWDKAAVDSLSYKLVPLANSGSKYTMVEKLFKRTMTHRIIHSIKRVQNPSLWKMFQWQKEQMKERNGGKEVFDRYLFHGTDPSLVDAICEQNFDWRICGVHGTLYGKGSYFARDAVYSDKYASSSNGRKTMFLALVLVGESTRGNSTYLRPPQKGSNKGFYDSCVDNESNPAIFVIFEKYQIYPEFLIEYS
- the LOC115826739 gene encoding protein mono-ADP-ribosyltransferase PARP12-like produces the protein MRTLNNICKMSLRFITNVLTKLLCQHQGSLDFKNLQKILQENYSCLEKVVSDVLSDSSRFVIIEGDEPSGNLIFSPDTLIVAKTSLRVCQSLPDQCEWCENLHLCRYFVCGDCKNGTKCRFSHNLDSLHNSEVLKRVDVMYLEEEELFQLLLQNDPYLLPEVCPHYNKGNGDHGSCRFKAACTNLHICRHFLQDDCKFRAECKRAHAFDAKSTKILSGKSLSSANIDIIYKIYKNKLLITHYKDKTVLKIPEKIMSMVKDRPKKTSTNLISEPDQNEICLYFILRRCHFRGNCARVHHHLPYKWQVLDRDGETWRDFPNGEDIERAYCDPANDKSDSGNQSVDFVSMTCQGLSVRRLSTVSSITRPPNFILTTEWHWYWKNEQGVWTEYGQLGDEKDEATITSRTLENVYTNSTENEIFLSNYKLHFKDMYEQNMRNNVKRTVRRRPRFVSAQEVENKLKRYITTILT